A genomic stretch from Pristiophorus japonicus isolate sPriJap1 chromosome 6, sPriJap1.hap1, whole genome shotgun sequence includes:
- the igsf10 gene encoding immunoglobulin superfamily member 10, with protein MNAVSRGDVPHSSLPWSLLGILAAFACCWRACLACPKPCACYVPTEVHCTFRYLSTVPESIQADVARINLGYNNLMRLTTDNFAGLKSLELLMLHSNKIQEIPDKAFKDLQSLQVLKMSYNKVKALNRETFHGLRNVVRLHMDHNSIEFINPEAFYGLTSLKLLHLEGNMLQELHRDTFVTFRFSQIFKMSSIKHIYLSDNALTSIPSDLLSYIPEIESIYLHGNKWFCDCNLRWLAELNERLPGVIKCKRDRNYPNGQICPLCTTPSVSRGKDILQLPPSVFACTPPNIQSPLKIKNSTLQEEGDYATINAKDFVAPLGQMSLNMSDQSGNGCEITCNVHRPSRTPGVTLDQKEDYVLLNASLSTFLVCYVDYEQIQRLWGILALYTDSPLKLEREALLSKTPYMSYLYKQPPVTDAHLFTGIEVQIRADPAWLMQSDITLQMDRTRTTLNVLQIKYLIDVQVTLQDLEVKPGKNSWVMIKKANNVRTEHFVVVGGTVELECQTYGDPKPITEWILPDGSKVRAPYSSEDSRISINADGKFILRVADLYDTGIYHCMGTNYQDADVLSFRVTILDPNVEENYINGAYISKSGGDSIHLPCQATGIPNASISWVLPDHRVIQHTVENKEITPNGTLRIQRLTARDSGYYRCLAANRYGIDLLALQVTVTGSRISSEKENVENSDAAEEEGFGSGESEEDLLESEDLKKKESQLSSENTAEEKTYHSRERSSQPKPHPTTTTAVAITPRKRINGSGTKAWRRSNRRTLKQPRRRVDPQRWAEYLAKARKNVLTKTATGKITVKPQTRDPSSVDEGESSGDILGVSAEEEFILVTTKQPAGISITQLSPVAEKSSTKVIPVVPQSPMQFHTTEPDTKDAIPPIRKVPADSNLFPKVTESIYRKKPGRVIPQTTTAIPHLSKSTEENAEMQVTRSGDIKDTRYMPTPPPTAFITDTPKEDMPSIVYRAEKVDPVAVSQSETARIHDYPTHIMTIITAKDDGNQMLFKTTQKITAPRSSSMSTTLTQQIHIIRETTTAAPVFQPWRFGRRGKFPYKRRLGRPGLRRHRYKIVRPRQRRPPWLEERMAAPTLTHARASSPNRTSSVTEVPPRPPRPLPVPVPDGTSTEATQTSGQQSGDPGARERARIPLEGGVQKVNVPEVTTTHLKELSQWVTRPEIRTPTSDAKITTQPPESYAIARTTSTTHATKRPAEIPSHVGFSSTITVTTDQPTTRSSKIVRGKIPWNRLFGVSNHKDVLRRLRKPIQTSRTTAAAPRVSNVATKPIPHSVRTLPATREPIKPPISTASPYSSKIKSTTRLPIVSASPPTTISPPATAATIPFIAETISTTPTTAQATRATRRTPFRRRRPGKPRGRTKGRMPSSGATGGWNRLLVSAAESRKARPTKTRIPAPLPIRITTRAPRPVATAASTTTAGGQSNTHLINSAVVIPATPTSQYISKISHLPDNSLTSQPTATTLETTNPIILTSPISQTTSRGTITTMLPPSTARKETRLPTIRRKIHPTKTTTVPSATKPSSATTTAAPPIRSSVHSTTAAATPTRRLTTAKSSSRTSPRFRVTLHKFSTSAPPRRAPSLPPTAPRVDQPLWQKPQTEATSTSRTVSASKWQSPWSFTQRPTEHRATTPEVDIDLENTIGYEDGEGDFSNESDPSSPNAIVVDPIAGNRPSKPILTAGNRSTFSILADSDAFIPCEATGNPPPIISWTKISTGATVTAKAKRGNKFEVFLNGTLSIQKITVQDRGQYLCTAENQHGSERLVVTLSVVSYPSKILEPRMKDITVHSGYPVEMKCRSQGRPAPTISWILSNRTLVRNSSPFNGRVSVLADGTLRIKAVTVYDRGNYRCVASNPAGIDTVTVRMQVVAQPPTILEVKRQSMRGQVGDNLRLPCTAVGTPQPTVRWMLFDGTEIKPLQFINTKLFVFTNGTLYIKSLTPTDSGNYECVATSSSGSERRVVSLMVERKQEIPKIVAASSSRTKVNYGDKLQLHCSATGDPKPKIIWRLPSKLVVDQWHRTASRVLVLPNGTLSIESITERDAGDYLCVARNKVGDDLMSLKIDVSMKPALIEHKQSVHKHVSYGGDLQVDCKASGSPKPEISWSLPDGTMVNNVLQADDSGRRTRRYVVFGNGTLYYNKVGMAEEGDYTCYAQNTLGKDEMKVRVTVVTAAPRITKPYKAFLKVKSGDYAMFDCQAVGKPLPKILWMLPTNEIISFSKNRYHLHSNGSLLIKNARPSDTGEYMCIARNAGGDDTDLFHLDVPSIPPLINGLYRNKTVVKDFAMRHSRKLIDCRAEGTPRPHVMWIMPDNILLNAPYYGSRIVVHLNGTLEIRNVRASDKAQFVCVARNEAGEAALVVNLEVTQMLRRPMFKNPFNQKIVAKTESTAVLNCSADGHPPPEIIWVLPNGTRFSAGPKTARYQMGSNGTFLIHRPTTADAGKYRCAARNKIGYIEKLIILEVGQKPAIRPQPLGLVRSMSGDALYLHCSATGSPTPHIAWTVPSGHVLDRPQINSRYILFENGTVVIRETGVRDRGNYICKAHNTAGDASIIIPVVIIAYPPRITNGPPKTMHAMAGSLVQLNCMAIGIPKPEIVWELPNHTVLSTYSKGRPMGSELLHPQGTLVIQRLSTQDSGTYKCTAKSQLGSDSRVTYIQVV; from the exons ATGAATGCGGTCAGTCGAGGAGATGTGCCTCACTCCTCCTTGCCTTGGAGCCTGCTGGGGATCCTGGCCGCGTTCGCCTGCTGTTGGCGAGCCTGCCTGGCTTGCCCCAAACCATGCGCCTGCTATGTACCCACCGAGGTCCACTGCACCTTCAGATACCTCAGCACCGTCCCGGAGAGCATCCAAGCTGATGTGGCGCGGATCAATTTGGG TTACAATAACCTGATGAGATTAACAACCGACAATTTCGCTGGGTTGAAAAGCCTCGAGTTGCTCATGCTCCACAGCAATAAGATCCAAGAGATACCAGACAAAGCATTTAAAGATCTGCAGTCTCTGCAG GTTCTGAAGATGAGCTACAACAAGGTTAAAGCATTGAATCGTGAGACTTTCCACGGTCTTCGCAATGTAGTACGGTTACATATGGACCACAACAGCATTGAATTCATCAATCCTGAAGCCTTCTACGGACTCACTTCACTGAAACTGCTCCACTTGGAAGGGAACATGCTTCAGGAACTGCACAGAGATACATTCGTTACGTTTCGCTTCAGCCAGATCTTTAAAATGTCTTCGATAAAGCACATTTATCTGTCCGATAATGCTCTAACATCCATCCCGAGTGATCTGCTGTCTTACATCCCGGAAATTGAAAGCATCTACCTGCACGGAAACAAATGGTTTTGTGATTGTAACTTGAGGTGGTTAGCTGAACTCAATGAAAGACTACCAG GAGTAATCAAATGCAAACGAGATCGGAATTATCCCAATGGTCAGATTTGCCCCCTGTGCACAACTCCAAGTGTCTCCAGAGGCAAGGATATTTTACAGCTGCCTCCCTCAGTGTTTGCGTGCACACCACCAAATATCCAGTCCCCGCTGAAAATCAAAAACAGCACGCTGCAAGAAGAGGGGGACTATGCTACCATTAATGCCAAGGACTTTGTGGCACCACTCGGTCAAATGAGCTTGAACATGAGCGACCAATCTGGGAATGGGTGCGAAATAACCTGCAACGTCCACAGACCCTCGAGAACGCCGGGGGTGACCCTGGATCAAAAAGAGGACTATGTGCTGCTCAACGCTTCTCTGTCAACCTTCCTGGTCTGCTACGTTGACTATGAGCAGATCCAACGCCTGTGGGGCATCTTGGCATTGTACACTGACTCACCTCTGAAACTTGAGCGGGAAGCCCTGCTGAGTAAAACGCCTTACATGAGCTATCTTTACAAACAGCCACCGGTAACGGACGCGCACCTGTTTACTGGTATCGAGGTGCAGATCAGGGCAGATCCGGCCTGGCTGATGCAAAGCGACATCACCCTGCAGATGGACAGGACCCGGACAACCCTCAACGTTTTGCAAATCAAGTACCTCATAGATGTTCAGGTTACCTTGCAAGACTTGGAAGTCAAGCCTGGGAAAAATAGCTGGGTGATGATCAAGAAAGCAAACAACGTGAGAACGGAACACTTTGTGGTGGTAGGTGGGACAGTAGAGTTGGAGTGCCAAACCTATGGTGATCCCAAGCCCATCACCGAATGGATACTTCCAGACGGCAGCAAAGTGAGAGCTCCGTACAGCAGCGAGGACAGCCGGATTTCAATCAATGCAGATGGCAAGTTCATATTAAGGGTAGCTGACCTCTATGACACTGGCATCTATCACTGTATGGGGACCAACTACCAAGATGCAGATGTGTTGAGCTTCAGGGTTACTATTCTGGACCCCAATGTTGAAGAGAATTATATAAATGGAGCTTACATTTCTAAATCTGGTGGAGACTCAATACATCTCCCATGCCAAGCAACTGGAATCCCAAATGCATCCATTAGTTGGGTTCTTCCTGACCATAGAGTAATACAACATACGGTCGAGAATAAGGAGATAACTCCAAATGGGACTTTAAGGATACAAAGACTAACAGCCAGAGACAGTGGCTATTACAGATGTCTGGCTGCAAACCGTTATGGGATTGATCTCCTGGCGTTACAGGTAACGGTTACCGGCTCCAGAATTTCTTCTGAGAAAGAAAATGTAGAAAATAGCGATGCAGCAGAGGAGGAAGGCTTTGGGTCAGGGGAGAGCGAGGAAGATTTGCTGGAGTCTGAAGATTTGAAAAAGAAAGAGAGTCAGTTATCTTCTGAGAATACAGCAGAAGAAAAGACATACCATTCTAGAGAAAGAAGTTCACAGCCCAAACCTCACCCAACAACGACCACAGCAGTGGCAATAACACCAAGGAAGAGAATTAATGGCAGTGGCACCAAAGCATGGAGGCGGTCCAACCGAAGAACCTTGAAACAGCCAAGAAGGAGGGTAGACCCCCAACGCTGGGCGGAGTATCTGGCAAAGGCCAGAAAGAATGTCTTAACTAAAACTGCAACAGGTAAAATCACAGTTAAACCTCAAACAAGAGATCCATCTTCCGTTGATGAGGGAGAATCATCAGGGGACATCCTGGGAGTCTCAGCAGAGGAAGAGTTTATCCTGGTAACTACCAAGCAGCCTGCGGGCATTTCAATCACTCAGTTATCTCCTGTCGCTGAGAAGTCATCAACAAAGGTGATTCCTGTGGTCCCACAATCTCCGATGCAATTTCACACCACCGAACCAGACACAAAGGATGCAATACCCCCAATTCGAAAGGTGCCTGCAGATTCCAATTTGTTCCCAAAGGTAACAGAGTCTATTTACAGAAAGAAACCTGGAAGAGTCATACCCCAAACGACAACTGCAATTCCCCATCTATCTAAATCGACCGAGGAAAATGCAGAAATGCAGGTGACCCGATCTGGTGATATTAAGGACACTCGTTACATGCCAACTCCGCCACCAACTGCATTCATCACAGACACTCCAAAGGAAGATATGCCATCTATAGTGtatagagcagaaaaggttgaccCTGTAGCAGTCTCTCAAAGTGAGACTGCAAGGATACATGACTACCCCACTCACATTATGACCATTATCACAGCCAAAGATGATGGGAATCAAATGTTATTTAAAACCACTCAGAAAATCACAGCCCCAAGGTCCTCGTCCATGTCCACCACCCTTACTCAGCAGATTCACATCATCAGAGAAACCACAACCGCTGCCCCAGTTTTCCAACCATGGCGGTTCGGTAGGAGAGGAAAGTTCCCCTATAAGCGTCGCTTGGGTAGGCCAGGGTTAAGGAGACACAGGTATAAGATTGTGAGACCCAGGCAGAGAAGGCCCCCTTGGTTGGAAGAGAGAATGGCAGCGCCTACTTTGACACATGCAAGAGCTTCCAGCCCAAATCGTACGTCCTCTGTCACCGAGGTCCCACCAAGACCTCCACGCCCATTACCAGTACCAGTGCCAGACGGAACAAGTACTGAGGCTACACAAACATCTGGCCAGCAATCTGGAGATCCAGGTGCCCGTGAACGTGCCAGGATTCCTCTTGAGGGAGGAGTGCAAAAAGTAAATGTTCCTGAGGTGACAACGACCCATTTAAAGGAGCTTTCGCAGTGGGtgaccaggcctgagatcagaacaCCAACATCTGATGCTAAGATCACAACTCAACCCCCTGAGTCGTATGCAATTGCCAGAACCACTTCCACCACACATGCTACCAAGAGACCTGCAGAAATACCATCTCATGTTGGCTTCTCCTCTACAATTACTGTAACGACTGACCAGCCTACCACACGGTCTTCCAAGATTGTTCGTGGGAAGATCCCTTGGAATAGGCTTTTTGGAGTAAGCAATCATAAAGATGTTTTAAGAAGGCTTCGGAAACCCATCCAGACTTCCAGGACTACAGCTGCTGCTCCCAGAGTGTCCAACGTTGCCACAAAGCCTATTCCTCACAGTGTGAGGACCTTACCAGCAACAAGAGAGCCGATTAAACCCCCTATCTCCACCGCAAGCCCCTACAGCTCCAAAATAAAGTCAACGACAAGGCTCCCCATAGTTTCTGCCAGTCCACCCACAACCATAAGCCCCCCAGCAACGGCTGCGACCATTCCCTTCATTGCAGAAACCATATCCACCACACCGACCACGGCCCAGGCAACGAGGGCGACGCGTAGAACACCATTCCGACGCAGGAGACCGGGCAAGCCTCGTGGCAGAACAAAAGGCCGCATGCCGTCATCAGGGGCGACCGGGGGTTGGAATCGCTTGCTAGTGTCAGCAGCTGAAAGCAGGAAGGCGCGCCCGACAAAAACTAGGATCCCAGCACCTCTACCCATCAGAATAACAACCAGAGCACCTCGTCCCGTTGCCACTGCCGCTAGCACTACCACTGCTGGCGGACAATCAAACACGCATCTTATAAACTCGGCTGTGGTGATTCCAGCTACACCCACGAGTCAGTATATTTCTAAGATTTCACATCTACCTGACAACAGCCTTACCAGCCAACCAACAGCAACCACACTAGAGACAACCAATCCAATAATCCTAACCTCGCCGATTTCCCAAACCACATCGAGGGGCACCATAACCACAATGCTGCCGCCATCGACTGCCAGAAAGGAAACTAGGCTGCCTACCATCAGAAGGAAAATTCATCCGACCAAAACGACAACTGTACCCTCTGCTACCAAACCATCCAGTGCTACCACAACCGCGGCACCACCCATTCGATCCAGTGTGCATTCTACAACGGCGGCTGCAACCCCCACCCGGCGGCTGACCACCGCCAAATCCAGCTCCAGGACTAGCCCCAGGTTCCGCGTCACCTTACACAAGTTTAGCACATCCGCGCCGCCCAGACGCGCCCCATCCCTGCCCCCAACTGCCCCCAGGGTGGATCAGCCACTTTGGCAGAAGCCCCAGACCGAAGCCACGAGCACCTCACGGACAGTTAGTGCGTCCAAATGGCAAAGCCCGTGGAGTTTTACACagcgaccaactgaacacagggcgACTACACCCGAGGTAGACATCGACCTCGAAAATACCATAGGCTACGAAGATGGTGAGGGCGACTTTTCCAATGAGTCTGACCCTTCGTCGCCCAACGCCATTGTTGTGGATCCCATAGCTGGAAACCGGCCCTCCAAACCCATTCTGACTGCCGGGAACAGGTCCACTTTCAGCATCCTGGCAGATTCGGATGCGTTTATACCATGTGAGGCAACTGGAAATCCACCTCCCATCATAAGCTGGACCAAAATCTCAACCG GTGCAACAGTCACAGCTAAAGCCAAGCGTGGCAATAAATTCGAAGTCTTTCTAAACGGCACCCTGTCCATTCAGAAGATCACGGTTCAGGACCGCGGACAGTACCTTTGCACAGCAGAGAACCAGCACGGCTCGGAACGACTTGTCGTCACTCTGTCCGTGGTGTCTTACCCTTCTAAGATATTGGAACCGCGAATGAAGGACATCACGGTGCACTCTGGGTACCCGGTGGAGATGAAGTGCCGATCTCAGGGCAGGCCAGCTCCAACAATCTCCTGGATTCTTTccaacaggaccttggtgagaaacAGCAGCCCATTCAATGGGAGGGTCTCGGTGCTGGCAGACGGCACCCTTAGAATTAAAGCAGTGACGGTGTACGATCGAGGGAATTACAGGTGTGTGGCCAGTAATCCGGCTGGGATTGACACGGTCACGGTGAGGATGCAGGTAGTCGCTCAGCCCCCTACCATCCTGGAAGTGAAGCGGCAGAGCATGAGAGGGCAAGTAGGGGATAACCTCAGACTTCCCTGCACCGCTGTGGGGACACCTCAACCTACTGTCCGCTGGATGCTGTTCGATGGCACTGAAATCAAACCTTTACAGTTCATCAACACGAAACTCTTCGTCTTCACCAACGGGACGCTTTACATCAAATCCCTGACGCCGACTGACAGCGGGAATTATGAATGCGTAGCGACAAGCTCCAGTGGATCGGAGAGGAGGGTTGTAAGTCTGATGGTGGAACGCAAGCAGGAGATCCCCAAGATTGTTGCTGCTTCTTCGAGCAGGACCAAAGTGAACTATGGAGATAAGCTGCAACTCCACTGCTCGGCCACGGGAGATCCGAAACCCAAAATCATTTGGAGATTACCTTCCAAGTTAGTCGTGGATCAGTGGCACCG AACGGCAAGCCGTGTCCTGGTGTTACCGAATGGGACCCTATCAATTGAATCGATCACAGAGAGGGACGCTGGAGACTACCTGTGCGTCGCCCGAAACAAGGTTGGGGACGACTTGATGTCGCTGAAAATCGACGTGTCCATGAAGCCGGCGCTGATCGAACACAAGCAATCCGTTCACAAGCACGTCTCGTACGGAGGTGACCTTCAGGTGGACTGCAAGGCCTCCGGATCCCCCAAGCCCGAGATCTCCTGGAGCTTACCCGACGGGACAATGGTCAACAACGTGTTGCAGGCGGACGACAGCGGCAGAAGGACTCGGAGGTACGTCGTCTTTGGCAACGGGACTCTCTACTACAACAAAGTAGGGATGGCCGAAGAAGGGGATTACACGTGTTACGCACAAAACACCCTGGGCAAGGACGAGATGAAAGTCCGCGTGACTGTTGTGACAGCGGCGCCGCGGATAACGAAACCGTACAAGGCATTCCTGAAGGTGAAGAGCGGAGACTACGCAATGTTTGACTGCCAGGCTGTGGGGAAGCCATTGCcaaaaatactatggatgctgccGACAAACGAGATAATATCATTCTCCAAGAATCGGTACCATTTGCATTCCAATGGCTCCTTGCTAATCAAAAATGCCCGCCCCTCCGACACTGGGGAGTACATGTGTATTGCTCGCAACGCTGGCGGTGATGACACCGACCTCTTCCATCTGGACGTGCCCTCCATACCACCGCTCATAAACGGTCTGTACCGGAACAAGACGGTGGTCAAGGATTTCGCGATGAGGCACTCAAGGAAGCTCATCGACTGTCGGGCCGAGGGGACGCCCCGACCTCACGTCATGTGGATCATGCCGGATAACATCTTGCTCAACGCCCCCTACTACGGCAGCAGGATTGTGGTCCACTTGAACGGTACTCTGGAAATCCGCAACGTCAGGGCTTCCGACAAGGCCCAGTTCGTCTGCGTGGCACGCAACGAGGCCGGGGAAGCCGCTCTGGTCGTCAACCTGGAGGTGACCCAGATGCTGAGGCGGCCCATGTTCAAGAATCCTTTCAATCAGAAGATTGTTGCCAAGACCGAGTCGACGGCCGTCCTGAACTGCTCGGCTGACGGCCACCCACCGCCAGAGATTATCTGGGTCCTCCCCAACGGGACACGGTTCTCCGCCGGGCCCAAGACGGCCCGCTACCAAATGGGCAGCAATGGCACCTTCCTCATTCACAGGCCGACCACGGCGGACGCAGGCAAGTATCGGTGTGCGGCCAGGAATAAAATCGGATACATCGAGAAACTAATTATCTTGGAGGTGGGCCAGAAACCCGCCATACGCCCTCAGCCGCTGGGATTAGTGCGAAGCATGAGCGGGGACGCTCTGTATCTTCACTGCTCTGCCACCGGCAGCCCAACGCCACACATTGCATGGACCGTACCGAGCGGGCACGTCCTCGATCGGCCGCAAATCAACAGCAGGTACATCCTGTTTGAGAATGGGACCGTGGTCATCCGGGAGACAGGCGTGCGCGATCGCGGCAACTACATCTGCAAAGCGCACAACACCGCCGGCGACGCCTCCATAATAATACCGGTGGTCATCATCGCCTACCCGCCCCGCATAACCAACGGGCCCCCCAAGACCATGCACGCAATGGCTGGCTCGCTCGTGCAACTCAACTGCATGGCGATTGGAATCCCCAAGCCGGAGATCGTGTGGGAGCTGCCGAATCATACGGTGCTGTCAACGTACAGCAAGGGGCGGCCCATGGGGAGCGAGCTCCTGCACCCACAGGGGACACTAGTCATTCAAAGGCTGAGCACACAGGACTCGGGGACCTACAAGTGCACGGCCAAAAGCCAGCTGGGCAGTGACTCCCGAGTGACATATATTCAGGTCGTCTGA